The sequence AGAGACAGTTTCGACAGGTTCCTGGCACTCCTTGACAGGCACTCGCTCAGCGCGAATGGCGCCTGCCACGCCATGGCAAAAGATGAGAGACGTACATGACGGAGCTCTGGAACATAGCCGAAGTGCACCGGGGGGTTCTCGTAGGGCCAATATAGGCATTGTACTTCCCTAAGCTTCGGGAGAGAGACGAGCTCGATCCGTGTGCATCTAAAGCATACGAACTTGAGCTCCTGGATCCCAGAATGATGTGCATCGATCTTGAGCGAGGAGTCCTCTAACAACCTGCAGATTCTGAGGGTGAGGTGCCTAAGCCCACCGCAAGCGCTAATGAGGTTGGTGAGATCGGAATGCCCAAGCGAATGGTGCTGGAGTGTAAGCCCGGTGAGCCACGAGAAGGCGACCGGGTAGGCACGGGAGAAGGACATGAACTGCTGCCCAATCTCAGCCAGCAGCGAGGCCGTGTTGCTCACGGGCAGTGGGGATATGCAAAACTCAAGGCATTCGGTCTGGCCCAAGCTAACAATGTCCTCGACGAGCCGGGCTATGGAGCTCAGGTGAGGGGAAGACATGTAGAAGCCGAGGATGAGGACCCTGAGGGCACCACGGACGCACTCCCCCTCGGCCAGAGGAACCAGAGTCAGCAGCGCCCGTGCCGCGCCCGTGAACGCGTCCATGGCCTCGAGCGGCGTGGCGCCTTGGAATCGAGCGACGTCGAGGTGCACGCGCGAGAGGTGGTTGGGGAGGCGCCGCCAGCGCGTGGAGAGCGCGCCGGCGCGGACGGCCTCGCGCAGGTCGAGGCGCTCGCGGAcgtcgaggaggaggtggtcggggAGCGCGCTGATTCTGTCGTCGTGATCTTGACCGGCGATGAGCTTGGGCGGCGGTGACTCCATGGTCGGGATTTCGGGGTTGACCGATTGAGGGAAACCCTAGGTGGGATCAATCGAGCGGCGGCAGCTCCTCTGGCGCTCCGGTCCCCACCTCCCGCGCGTGGCCGCCGATCTGGACGGGACggggagctccgcctccgccgcgcggCCACCTCGATGGATCCGACGACTCCCCCCAAACTCCTCCTCGATTTCCCTCCGGCGGGCGTGCCGCTGAAATCGAGGGTCAGCTTGGATTTGGTGGTTGACTGGATTGTGGGTGCATTGGATTTGTGCTGCTGCTACTGGATGTGGATTGTGtccgtcggcgtcggcgtcggcggctgGAATTAATTGGATGGGGAGAGACGAGACacgaggaggaacaagaagaggctCGCCACAAAGTTGTGTTTTTTTCCTTCTCGTGGGAGGACTCATGTGTAGTGTGTGATTTTTTTTTAGGGAATGTGATTTTGCATCTTGTACGCGGatacaaaatatataaaaaaatgtaTTTCACAAGGAAAACATCACTACGATTTTTTTCAATAAGAAATTGCAAGTGTAAGTGCAATGCATAAAACCACCACAATTGTGTCCCAACTTATAAAGAAACACCACAATTCAAAATGTGACGAAATGTATCGAACGCTATTGTTTGACAGTAACACAAAACACCGACAAAAAAAAATGAGCAGTTTTTAACATGGCAAAGCGGCCACATGGCAGCAGAGCTGGCGGTCGGTCGATAACGGCTCGGCCGGGACGCCGCTCGGTCGGAGCCTAGGGTTGGCTAGGTTCCGATagggtggcctctctctctcccctctcgtgATTCCTGTCCTCTTTCCCATGGCGGCGAAAGAACCAGTAGGCGGAGGCGGAGAGAGCACAGTAAATCCCCACGATAACAGACGACAAGGAAGGTGGCAGAGCATCCCACAACGACGAGGAAGATAAGCATTTTCCATTCATGGATGCCACTGCCAGAGcatgcggcggcggcgatggcactGGCCCATAGGGTGGCCCATACCCCAACGGGCAGCCACCTTTGGACTAAAGGAATATGAGGTGTTGAATTAGTTACCTTCACTGTATTTGTCTCGATTTAGATATTAGTGTTAGACCTAGGATGGAGCAGCTAAAGTTGCAAAAAACATCATTTTTACCACTTTCAAGGCGAAAACAGAAGTGAAAGAGTTCTATAAGCCGAGGAAGAGGAAGATTCAGAGTGCGAACTTGAACCTGACCACCAATATGGTGGTGTGGTGTCCAGTTTGGCAACGATCATGATGGCCAGCGGTACAGGGTCGAGGCAGTGCTTTAGTTGCCAGCTCTTCCTCAGCGTGCTCCACATGTCTCTTTTGAGTCTCGCCATGTCACCGCGGAGTCGTAGTTGCCTAGAGGTGCCTAGGCGGTAGCGATGATAGGTGACTGATGGTCTTTGTGGAGGTGTTGGTTGGCGCCAACTCTGTCCACTTCTCATGTGTTTTGGTGGTCTTCTTAATCAGAGTTGTTTGTGAGCCTACATCGGTGTtggagaggagttggacctccttataagggtttctctttcacatgctattggagcttcaGAATAGAAGAGGCCCTTGTGCACTCCTCCTCCGTTCGCCTTGCGACGCCACACCTCATCACGATGCGATGCACCGTGTCGCGCGTCGCGGGAATGAGTCGAGCCAagctcacacctatgcgcttatttttgcggtaaataacaaagagtttctaaCAGCTGGACCACGATCTGAGACGTCTAATCGTGGgttgtcacggactcggacgtgggtcaagcccacttctctccacgcggctgcgtgatgtctactatgcaacttcattcttgtagacacttgttgggcctccaagcgcagagttttgtagaacagtagcatttttccctcaagtcgatgacctaaggtttatcaatccgtgagaggtgtaggatgaagatggtctttctcaaatgaccctgcaaccaaatacaagaaatctcttgtgtccccaacacacccaatacaatggcagattgtataggtgcactagttcggcgaagagatggtgataaaagtgtaatattgatggtataaatatatttttataatttgaataaataaaaacagcaaggtagcaaatattaAACGGGCacagaaacggtattgcaatgcttgaaaatgaggcctagcgtgcatacttttactagtgctatctctcaacaatgctaacatagttagatcgtataaccatccctcaaagtgcgatgaagaatcactcccaagttcctatctagcggagaacataagacggaattgtttgtagatacgaaaccacctcaaagctattctttccgtccgatctattcaagagttcgtactaaaataacacaaagctattctttccgttggacctatcctagagttcgtactaaaataacaccaagcaaattcagatttataatattcaatccaacacaaagaactttaaagagtgccccaagatttctaccggagaaacaaagacaagaacgtgcatcaacccctatgcatagattacccaatgtcacctcggaaatccgcgagttgagtgccaaaacatatatcaagtgagtcAATACGAAACACCAttatcaccacgagtattcaattgcaagacatgtatcaagtgttctcaaatccataaaagtattcaatccgataacaatgaaatctcaaagggaaaaactcaattcatcacaacaggatagataggggaaaacaccatatgatccgactatattaacaaagcccgcgatacatcaagatcgtgacatctcaagaacacgagagagagattaaacacatagctactggtgcaaaccctcagccttgagggtggactactccctcctcatcgtggtggccgccgagatgatgaagatggccaccagagatgattcccccctccggcagggtgccagaacggggtctagattggatctcatggatacagagggcttgtggtggcggaacttctgatctagggctaccccgaagggttttagaatatttgggaatttatagggcgaagaggcggttcagggggcgcccgaggtgggcacaacccaccaaggcacgcctgggcctcctggcgcgccctggtgggtgttgctcccctcgagccaccctccaggtgcttccttggcccactggatgtcttctggcccaaaaatatCCTCcagaagtttcattgcgtttggactccgtttgatattgatttcctgcgatgtaaaaaacatgcagaaaacaacaactggcactgggcactatgtcaataggttagtaccaaaaaatgatataaaatgactataaaatgattgtaaaatatccaagaatgataatataatagcatgaatacttcataaattatatatatgttggagacgtatcagcatccccaagcttaattcctactcgtcctcgagtaggtaaatgataaaagaaataatttataaaGTGTGATGCTAGCacagtgcataagtttgatcaacgataatttcaatcacttttcctagcatcataacaacaatcctttcttataaaacttctcatgttattgTAGCAACCGATTCACATGTTAAAggtcaaacaatgaattctctagAAACTCAACAACCtgtgttctcagtcaccaagcaattgcaattcaacatattcaacagagtctaagtaagagctccacatactcaaccatcatatattcttctatgattgctaacactcaccgcatacacatgagcaaaacgtttcaaccggacacatagataACGAGGGGCTTATAacttcgcctcccaacgtattcacctttgggtgatgtcaacaataataactcatgctacccatatccaactggatatatgtgcctagatctttcctcaccacatgatgcttgccaaaagataaaaataaaaaggaatagagagaaaaactttgactctttgcataaaagtaaatactgaaaagtaaaagataggcccttcgcagagggaagcagaggttgccatgcgcatATTTATTTGTATGCTCAACCTCTTAGTGTAAAAataacgtcatgttatattgccccttatgatagcaaccttttattatgcagtctgttgcttttattctttgtcgtcacaagt comes from Triticum aestivum cultivar Chinese Spring chromosome 5B, IWGSC CS RefSeq v2.1, whole genome shotgun sequence and encodes:
- the LOC123117786 gene encoding uncharacterized protein; its protein translation is MESPPPKLIAGQDHDDRISALPDHLLLDVRERLDLREAVRAGALSTRWRRLPNHLSRVHLDVARFQGATPLEAMDAFTGAARALLTLVPLAEGECVRGALRVLILGFYMSSPHLSSIARLVEDIVSLGQTECLEFCISPLPVSNTASLLAEIGQQFMSFSRAYPVAFSWLTGLTLQHHSLGHSDLTNLISACGGLRHLTLRICRLLEDSSLKIDAHHSGIQELKFVCFRCTRIELVSLPKLREVQCLYWPYENPPVHFGYVPELRHVRLSSFAMAWQAPFALSECLSRSARNLSKLSLDFSHQMIWIQPEHPKNLAPIFRNLASVYLFGIFLECDLSWTLFILEAAPALLNIALSQHSCVKTPEHSAEKTNVVWEPSKDLKHVNLKLLSIFGCEDEDKVTNYIRLVMERAVGLKRIELDSEYFCEDCNAIDLERSKVHKASMRRIKERLTHGSSSSVEIIII